In Nostoc edaphicum CCNP1411, the sequence AAAGCTGATCAAGCAATTGCAATACACGGCTCAGACAGCGAAATCTCTGGCAGATCACAGCAAAAAGAGTCGCCGAGATGTAGATAGACTTCTGTTAGTTGAAGACGAACAGCGATCGCTCTTAAGTTTACTCCAAGAAAACCTCACCTTAGACTCAGCAATCTTTCGCCATGCTCTCCGCATAGCAGTGAGTCTAACTGTAGGCGTAATCCTATACAGCATTACCAATTTACAAATGGGGTATTGGGTGACACTGACAATCATGCTAGTCCTCAAACCAAACTTGGGTGCAACTTATCAGCGGTTTTTCCAGCGAGTTGGCGGGACAATTTTGGGAGCTGTATTAGCCGCTGTCATCGTTGCAACTATCACCAGTAAGACTGTATTAGGCATCATCATTTTGCTGACAGTCTTTTTTGGCATTTCCCTGATCAGTGTCAACTATGGGTATTCAGTGGTTTTTTTGTCAATATTTGTCTTACTAGTTATTGATATTGGTTATCCCATTGGTTGGGAATTTGCTGGTTTTCGCATATTGAATACATTAATTGGGGCAGGACTGGCTTTTGCGAGTCATTATTTTATATTGCCAAATCGGGAACGCGATCGCTTACCCAGTCAACTCGCCACTGCACTGCGAGAATGTCACAAATACTTTCGGGATGTGATGGCTGTTTATCAGGGGACAAAAGAGCCTGACTCTACAATTATCAGTCAACGGCGACAAACTGGACTGGCAATCGGCAATGCTCAAGCCTCCTTCCAAGGATTGCTACGCGAACCCCAAATGCACAAAGAATTAGTAGAACCAGTAATGACGCTGCTGGTGTACATGGGACGTTTTACTAACGCCGTGACAGTTTTGGCAGTACATCTCGAACATTTTCGAGGAACAGTGCCGCTACCAGAATTAGAAACCTTTGTCCGCCAAATTTCGCTACTGTTAGAGCAGTTAGCTGATTCAATACAGCAGGAAATTACCCCACCGCCTTTACCTGACTTAGAAGCAACGCTGCGAAAAATCCAACCGCACCTGCAAGCACTGCGTACAGCCCGGATACAAGAGCTAGATGTCAATCAAGGACATACACCGATTCGTCAGGCAGTCATTGATTACAGCATATTAGATTTAGAGATTGACCAGATTGTTCGGCGGTTGACTGCTATGCACTCAGCGATGGTACGGTTAAACTCAGTTAAATAAAACACTTTTAATAACTGGATCTGTCATTTCTTTGAGTCTTTTTTTATTAAATTTCAATATTTCTTTCTTTCCAGTAATTCGGTTTGCGCTTACCATGCGCGATAGCAATAACCCAAATTACTTCTTCAAGCACCGTATAAAAAATCAGATAGGGAAAACGTTGAATAGTATAACGACGTATTCCTTCAATCTTGTGTGGGGTTCCTAAATTGGGGTTTTGCTGAATTTTAAGAATAACTTTTTCCAATTCAGACAGTAAATCTAGTCCCAAGCCTACTTTTTGAGCTTCATAGTAAGCTATTGCAGTGTCAAGCTCCTTTCGAGCTTCGGTGTGAATAACAATAAACTTCACGAATACTTTTCTCGTAACTCAGAAAAAACTTGAGATGATGGTTCTCCAATAGCTGTTTTGCGACTAATATCTTCCAACCGTTGAGTTAATTCCGTATCCCAAGCAGTTTCTAGATTATCATCTATACCCTCATCTAGAGAATGAATTAAAAAGTAGGCAATTTCAGCACGTTCTTCTGTAGAAAGCTGAGAAAGTTCGAGTTTAAGTTTTTCGGCAGTTTCACTCATGCTTTGGAGTCTCCTTAAGAATTCTAATTATAGGCTCAACTATATGATCGTAACTGCTTTACAGGTAAATTGCGATCGCACCCAAAAACCCAAATAACCTTACAACAGACGATCAAAAAATCTTATAGATATCTGTAAAATTAAGCAAGAGCGATCGCTCTGCCAAAGCCTTCTCTCGGAGACGCTCCGCAAACTGCTAACGCATAGAAGCACAAAACTAATGATACGGATTCCATTAACAGAAGCTCAACTTCGTTTACCCGAACTGATTGCAAGTCTGCAACCCGGTGAAGAAGTACAGATTTTTTCTGGTGATGTCTCACGACAAGCCGCTGCGCGTCTACGCACTGTCGCCAGACTGATTGGCGAACTCCAACCACCCCGCAAGCCTCGCCAGCCCGGTAGTGCGATCGGAACCCTAACCATCGTGTCTGAAGACGAAACGCACTTGGAAGACTTTCACGACTACATGCCATGAAGTTTTTGCTCGATACTCAGGCATTCCTTTGGTTTTTAACCCGCGCAGGCGGGTTTTGTCTGTGTAGCCGCGACTTCTAGTCGCCCTTTTCAAACTACTCGCGCGTTAATGCCTGATAATTAATAAGGCAATCTACAGAGAGCAAAGATGCAGACTCTCCAAAAACTCTTCCTCCCAAGTATGGGCTGCGGGACTTGGGCCTGGGGCAATCAACTGCTTTGGGGATATGACGAAAGTATGGATGACCAGTTGCAAGCTGTCTTTAACCTTTGTGTAAGCAACGGTGTAACTTTATTTGATACAGGTGATTCCTATGGAACTGGGAGATTGAATGGTCGCAGTGAGTTACTCCTGGGACGATTCAACCGTGAATATGTAGGATCAGACAAAGAAAATATTTGTATTGCTACTAAGCTTGCTGCTTACCCGTGGAGATGGACACGCCAATCAATGGTAAGGGCTTGTAAGTCATCTGCTCAACGCCTGGGAAGAAATGTCGATTTGGTACAGATGCACTGGTCTACAGCGAATTATGCCCCTTGGCAAGAGGAAGGGCTGTTAGATGGTCTTGCCGATGTATATGAGCAAGGACTGGTCAAGGGAGTGGGACTATCCAATTATGGGCCCAAACGGCTTAAGAAAGTGCAGAAAAAGTTTGCTGAACGAGGCGTTCCGATTGCAACTCTGCAAGTTCAATACTCTCTGTTATCTACATATCCTGTGACTCAACTCAAGCTCAAAGACCTTTGTGATGAGTTCGGAATTAAATTGATTGCCTACAGCCCTCTAGCTTTGGGAATACTGACAGGAAAATACTCTGAGCAAGGCCCTTTGCCCAAAGGCATCAGAGGTCTGTTATTTAGGCAGATATTACCAGGAATGCGATCGCTGTTGGGATGTTTGCGAGAGGTGGCACAGTCTAGAAACAAAACCATGTCACAGGTAGCAATTAATTGGTGCATCTCTAAAGGAACCATTCCCATCCCTGGAGCCAAGAGCGTCGAACAAGCGAGGGAGAATCTTGGTGCGTTGGGTTGGCAATTAGACGCCAGTGAGATTGCAGAGTTGGATAGTGCAGCGGCAAATGCCGACAAAAAAATGGTACAAAATATCTTTCAAACTAAGTAAAATCTCAATATTTCTCAGTTGAAATATCAACCTGGTTTAAATCCGAGAATAAAAATACTGGGATTTTCCATAAATTCCGACATAAATCTCTGAATTATGTCTGAGTTATTAGTGATATAAATTACTATTTTTAGCTGAAATTACAGCGTTTTTCTTCAATTTTTTTGTTAAAAATAGCTTTTTTATCGACTAGCTACGGAATTAAACCTGGTAGAATTTATTTTTAGATAAACCTCATCTATGTTGAAACCTAGAGTTTTTAAAAGATATATTTATGTAGGTTGGGTGGAGTGAAACGCAACCCAACATTACCACCAAATTTTATGTTGGGTTACGCTATCGCTGCACCCAACCTACAAAACTACGGTTCTCAAGGTAGACGAGGTTTAACATCTAAAAAAGACTTAAATAAAGGAGTTATGTCCTAATATTTAGTGTGTGGAACTTGATTTTTAACGTTGACTAAGAAAGAATGAATATTGAGTCTAACATCTTGTAGACACTCTTGGTGACAACTTAAC encodes:
- a CDS encoding type II toxin-antitoxin system RelE/ParE family toxin; translation: MKFIVIHTEARKELDTAIAYYEAQKVGLGLDLLSELEKVILKIQQNPNLGTPHKIEGIRRYTIQRFPYLIFYTVLEEVIWVIAIAHGKRKPNYWKERNIEI
- a CDS encoding type II toxin-antitoxin system Phd/YefM family antitoxin translates to MIRIPLTEAQLRLPELIASLQPGEEVQIFSGDVSRQAAARLRTVARLIGELQPPRKPRQPGSAIGTLTIVSEDETHLEDFHDYMP
- a CDS encoding aldo/keto reductase, encoding MQTLQKLFLPSMGCGTWAWGNQLLWGYDESMDDQLQAVFNLCVSNGVTLFDTGDSYGTGRLNGRSELLLGRFNREYVGSDKENICIATKLAAYPWRWTRQSMVRACKSSAQRLGRNVDLVQMHWSTANYAPWQEEGLLDGLADVYEQGLVKGVGLSNYGPKRLKKVQKKFAERGVPIATLQVQYSLLSTYPVTQLKLKDLCDEFGIKLIAYSPLALGILTGKYSEQGPLPKGIRGLLFRQILPGMRSLLGCLREVAQSRNKTMSQVAINWCISKGTIPIPGAKSVEQARENLGALGWQLDASEIAELDSAAANADKKMVQNIFQTK
- a CDS encoding addiction module protein — encoded protein: MSETAEKLKLELSQLSTEERAEIAYFLIHSLDEGIDDNLETAWDTELTQRLEDISRKTAIGEPSSQVFSELREKYS
- a CDS encoding FUSC family protein is translated as MQLNRSNFLKILIQSEPGKPAISNGLRAALALGVPMLIGQLINQRESGLFVGLMAYFVNFANVGGPYQIKAKAMAAATFGMAVSVFVGTIVARVPALAVVLTFIWGLASGFASLYGNAGANVGLVLGISFVTTIAQSGNLETALVRSLLCLIAGGWAMLLSLVMWPFRPYDPLRLALANSLNAIASYIQAFVGKVATSEKILEIRLALETARTILGTVRIGQPARSWMDEQLLVLIQDGDRLLGSVIALTELLETHFQQHQYQAVQQLVDDALEQISVILQAIAKVISGKSASIDLGNLKRICEALKEQENLQRKAIAGSETDYTTLVAFTNLVLMIEKLIKQLQYTAQTAKSLADHSKKSRRDVDRLLLVEDEQRSLLSLLQENLTLDSAIFRHALRIAVSLTVGVILYSITNLQMGYWVTLTIMLVLKPNLGATYQRFFQRVGGTILGAVLAAVIVATITSKTVLGIIILLTVFFGISLISVNYGYSVVFLSIFVLLVIDIGYPIGWEFAGFRILNTLIGAGLAFASHYFILPNRERDRLPSQLATALRECHKYFRDVMAVYQGTKEPDSTIISQRRQTGLAIGNAQASFQGLLREPQMHKELVEPVMTLLVYMGRFTNAVTVLAVHLEHFRGTVPLPELETFVRQISLLLEQLADSIQQEITPPPLPDLEATLRKIQPHLQALRTARIQELDVNQGHTPIRQAVIDYSILDLEIDQIVRRLTAMHSAMVRLNSVK